One genomic window of Sulfurovum lithotrophicum includes the following:
- a CDS encoding CoA-binding protein translates to MECEFPTVNSNQEEIKEIFDTVKTIAVLGLSPDPTKASHRVAAYLQEVGYKIVPVYPKEETILGEKVYRSLAEIPFEIDMVDIFRKPAAFDAIADACIERGDVKVFWGQLGLVNNAAAKKAKDAGMKVVQNVCSMVAHRNLT, encoded by the coding sequence ATGGAATGTGAATTTCCCACAGTCAACAGCAATCAGGAAGAAATCAAAGAGATCTTCGACACAGTAAAGACCATCGCGGTCCTCGGCCTCTCTCCGGACCCGACCAAAGCCAGCCACCGTGTCGCCGCCTACCTTCAGGAGGTAGGCTACAAGATCGTCCCGGTCTACCCAAAAGAAGAGACCATACTGGGAGAAAAGGTCTACCGTTCTCTCGCAGAAATACCGTTTGAGATCGACATGGTGGACATTTTCAGGAAACCTGCCGCTTTCGATGCCATTGCGGATGCCTGCATAGAAAGAGGCGATGTCAAAGTCTTCTGGGGACAGTTGGGGCTGGTCAACAATGCCGCTGCCAAAAAAGCAAAAGATGCAGGGATGAAAGTGGTGCAGAATGTCTGTTCCATGGTGGCGCATAGAAACCTGACATAA
- the uppS gene encoding polyprenyl diphosphate synthase — MPKTKLKNLAIIMDGNGRWARQRGLNRTKGHEKGVEIIRDVTLYCAKAPDIETVTFYAFSTENWKRPKLEVEFLMKLLDRYLQKELETYQKNNVRFMAIGDITAFSDKLQKRIKITEEATRNNSDLTHILALNYGGRAEITAAVNRVIAEGKRTLTEADISSSLQTPYSDIDLLIRTSGEERISNFLLWQLSYAELNFTETLWPDFTAEELDEIITDFEQRTRRFGGLA, encoded by the coding sequence ATGCCTAAAACCAAGCTGAAGAATCTTGCCATCATCATGGACGGGAACGGTAGGTGGGCCCGGCAGCGTGGGCTTAACCGTACCAAGGGCCATGAGAAAGGTGTAGAGATCATCCGCGACGTTACCCTCTACTGCGCCAAAGCACCGGACATCGAAACGGTGACCTTCTACGCCTTCAGTACTGAGAACTGGAAAAGGCCCAAACTCGAAGTGGAATTTTTGATGAAACTGCTCGACCGCTATCTGCAAAAAGAGCTTGAGACCTATCAGAAGAATAATGTACGTTTCATGGCCATCGGTGATATTACGGCTTTTTCGGACAAACTGCAGAAGCGTATCAAAATCACGGAAGAGGCAACACGGAACAATAGCGACCTGACCCATATCCTTGCTCTCAATTACGGAGGAAGAGCGGAAATAACAGCTGCCGTGAACAGAGTGATCGCCGAAGGGAAAAGAACATTGACGGAAGCCGATATCTCTTCTTCCCTGCAAACCCCCTACAGCGACATTGATCTGCTGATACGAACCAGCGGCGAGGAGCGGATTTCCAACTTTCTTCTCTGGCAGCTCTCTTATGCCGAACTCAACTTCACCGAGACTCTCTGGCCGGACTTCACCGCAGAGGAACTCGATGAGATCATTACAGATTTCGAGCAGCGTACCAGACGATTTGGAGGATTGGCATGA
- the selD gene encoding selenide, water dikinase SelD → MSSVKLTEYSHGAGCGCKISPMLLDEILESTQKTSVYPQLLVGNANKDDAAAYDLGNGTSVLSTTDFFMPIVDDAFTFGQIAATNALSDIYAMGGKPLMAISIFGWPIDKLSADVAREVIDGGRSICEDAGIPLAGGHSIDSPEPIFGLAATGLVDNANLMQNDSAKEGCYIFLTKPLGIGILSTAQKQKKIEEGHIDPAIQAMTTLNKIGADLAPLESVVAMTDVTGFGLLGHLSEICEASDISAQVWFEKVPLLPNVEKYRQLGCIPGGARKNFASYGDKISEMTQQQREILCDAQTSGGLLVIVKKDGIEAFKKVTEAAGLMLEPIGETIAKSRHLVEVL, encoded by the coding sequence ATGTCATCAGTCAAATTAACGGAGTACAGTCACGGAGCAGGATGCGGATGCAAGATCTCACCTATGCTGCTCGATGAGATTTTGGAGAGTACACAAAAGACCAGTGTCTATCCGCAGCTTCTCGTAGGCAATGCGAACAAAGACGATGCAGCGGCATATGACCTTGGCAATGGAACATCCGTCCTTTCGACTACGGATTTTTTCATGCCCATCGTGGATGATGCTTTCACTTTTGGTCAGATCGCGGCAACGAATGCCCTGAGTGACATCTATGCGATGGGAGGCAAACCGCTAATGGCTATTTCCATTTTCGGATGGCCTATAGACAAACTTTCAGCAGATGTGGCAAGAGAAGTGATAGACGGTGGACGTTCCATCTGTGAAGATGCCGGCATACCGTTGGCGGGAGGTCATTCCATTGACTCACCCGAGCCTATCTTCGGGCTGGCGGCGACGGGACTGGTGGACAATGCCAACCTGATGCAGAATGACAGTGCCAAAGAAGGATGTTACATTTTCCTGACCAAACCGTTGGGTATAGGCATCCTCTCCACGGCGCAGAAACAGAAAAAGATCGAAGAGGGGCACATAGACCCGGCGATCCAGGCAATGACCACGCTCAATAAAATAGGCGCCGACCTGGCCCCGCTGGAATCTGTGGTTGCGATGACGGATGTGACCGGTTTCGGACTGCTGGGCCACTTGAGCGAGATCTGTGAAGCCAGCGACATCAGTGCACAGGTCTGGTTCGAGAAGGTACCGCTGCTTCCCAATGTGGAAAAGTACAGACAGCTTGGCTGTATTCCCGGCGGAGCGCGTAAGAACTTTGCCAGTTACGGAGACAAAATAAGTGAGATGACACAGCAGCAAAGAGAGATACTCTGTGATGCACAGACATCCGGCGGACTGCTTGTGATCGTTAAAAAAGATGGCATTGAAGCATTCAAAAAGGTGACTGAAGCTGCCGGACTGATGCTTGAGCCTATCGGAGAGACCATAGCAAAAAGCCGGCATCTGGTCGAGGTTCTCTAG
- the glmU gene encoding bifunctional UDP-N-acetylglucosamine diphosphorylase/glucosamine-1-phosphate N-acetyltransferase GlmU: MSISVVILAAGQGTRMKSSTPKVLHTISGKPMLFHAIDAAREISDDITVILHHQARRIQEEIEKEYENILFHKQDAENFPGTGGAMKGVHTKHSRTLILNGDMPLITKSSLEALTSGDADINMSVIRLEDPSGYGRVIIEDDKVVEIVEQKDCSEAQLCTRTVNAGIYAVDTALLERYIPLLRNDNAQKEYYLTDIVKMAVDEGRTVHPVYVEEEEFKGVNSKLDLAQAEEIMQRRIKEALMMSGVTMRLPETIYIDCRTTFEGECELENGVRIQGVSQLVNAHIKAHSVIEDSYLENSDVGPMGRVRPGSRLVDTHIGNFVEVKKSILNGVKVGHLAYIGDAEIGEGSNIGAGVITCNYDGKNKFRTIIGKNVFVGSDTQLVAPVCIEDDVIIAAGTTVNKDVEKGVLAISRTPMRTVKDFFYKFFGDK; encoded by the coding sequence ATGTCTATATCTGTCGTAATTCTTGCCGCTGGACAAGGTACCAGAATGAAATCTTCCACACCCAAGGTCCTGCATACCATTTCAGGCAAACCCATGCTCTTCCATGCCATCGATGCCGCCAGAGAGATCTCCGATGATATTACTGTGATACTCCACCATCAGGCCCGGCGGATACAGGAAGAGATAGAAAAAGAGTACGAGAACATTCTCTTCCACAAGCAGGATGCCGAAAATTTTCCCGGTACAGGCGGAGCGATGAAAGGGGTACACACCAAACACAGCCGTACCCTCATCCTCAACGGCGACATGCCTCTGATCACCAAGTCTTCGCTGGAAGCACTTACTTCCGGTGATGCCGATATTAACATGTCCGTCATCAGGCTTGAAGACCCCTCCGGCTACGGCCGTGTGATCATCGAGGATGACAAGGTCGTGGAGATCGTTGAGCAAAAAGACTGCAGTGAAGCACAGCTTTGCACCCGAACGGTCAATGCCGGTATCTATGCCGTCGATACAGCGCTGCTGGAACGCTATATCCCACTATTACGCAACGACAATGCGCAAAAAGAGTACTACCTTACCGATATCGTCAAAATGGCGGTCGATGAAGGCAGAACGGTACATCCCGTCTATGTGGAAGAGGAGGAGTTCAAGGGGGTCAACTCAAAACTCGACCTTGCCCAGGCCGAAGAGATCATGCAGCGGCGTATCAAAGAAGCACTGATGATGTCCGGCGTGACCATGCGTCTGCCCGAGACCATTTACATCGACTGCCGCACCACATTCGAGGGAGAGTGCGAACTGGAGAATGGTGTCCGCATACAGGGGGTCTCACAACTTGTCAATGCCCATATTAAGGCACATTCCGTCATCGAGGATTCCTACCTTGAAAATTCCGATGTGGGGCCTATGGGCCGTGTCAGGCCGGGTTCGAGACTTGTCGATACGCATATCGGCAACTTCGTAGAGGTGAAAAAGTCCATTCTCAACGGTGTCAAAGTGGGGCATCTTGCCTACATCGGCGATGCTGAAATCGGCGAAGGCTCCAACATCGGTGCGGGGGTCATCACCTGCAACTATGACGGGAAGAACAAATTCAGGACCATCATCGGCAAAAATGTCTTTGTTGGTTCGGACACACAGCTTGTGGCCCCCGTATGCATAGAGGACGATGTCATCATCGCTGCAGGGACCACCGTGAACAAAGATGTGGAAAAAGGCGTGCTTGCCATTTCAAGAACCCCTATGAGAACGGTCAAAGACTTTTTCTACAAATTCTTCGGAGACAAATAA
- a CDS encoding prepilin peptidase, whose protein sequence is MTETLTMAFLVFIFGAMIGSFLNVVIYRIPKGESIVFPSSKCQSCQTALKWWHNIPIFSWLFLKGKCYFCHEKISVQYPVVEFLTGVIFLMLYLKLGLVWYLPFVAASFAALFALVMIDFKYMAVPDNVNFAALLFALVQPDFLHAALYAAMAAGGLYLIGLLSSFIARRQAMGGADVIVAGTMGALLGFPNFFVAIFLSAILAMVPALIYREKGVPFVPFLAMATFIVYLYDTQAVQLLEKLIYG, encoded by the coding sequence ATGACAGAAACCCTTACTATGGCCTTTTTGGTCTTTATTTTCGGAGCAATGATCGGTTCTTTTCTCAATGTAGTCATTTACCGTATCCCCAAGGGAGAGAGCATCGTCTTTCCCTCTTCCAAATGCCAGAGCTGCCAGACAGCGTTGAAGTGGTGGCACAATATTCCCATCTTCTCCTGGCTTTTTCTCAAGGGGAAATGCTATTTCTGCCATGAGAAAATCTCCGTGCAGTACCCTGTCGTCGAATTTCTGACCGGTGTCATCTTCCTGATGCTTTACCTGAAACTCGGGCTGGTCTGGTACCTGCCTTTTGTTGCAGCTTCTTTTGCCGCACTCTTCGCCCTGGTGATGATCGACTTCAAATATATGGCCGTTCCGGACAACGTGAACTTCGCCGCACTGCTTTTCGCACTGGTACAGCCTGACTTTCTGCATGCCGCACTCTATGCAGCTATGGCCGCAGGAGGACTCTACCTTATTGGCCTGCTCTCCTCCTTTATCGCACGGAGACAGGCAATGGGCGGCGCAGATGTCATTGTGGCAGGCACCATGGGTGCCCTGCTCGGTTTTCCCAACTTTTTCGTTGCTATTTTCCTCTCGGCTATACTGGCGATGGTCCCGGCATTGATCTACCGTGAAAAAGGGGTTCCGTTTGTGCCCTTTTTAGCTATGGCAACCTTCATTGTCTACCTCTACGATACACAAGCCGTCCAACTGCTGGAGAAGCTCATTTATGGTTAA
- the truA gene encoding tRNA pseudouridine(38-40) synthase TruA → MRVKAVVAYDGSAYQGFQKQTRTKQTVTTAIENALRDLQIISPVTGSGRTDAGVHASGQVIHFDLPEFWDDPDRLRKSLNRKLSTISFKHISAVPKDFHARFSAKKRIYRYVFKESEPSIFERKYVSHYSGFDADILRSALSMFEGEHDFAYFHKTGSDIHSTVRMIYATNYRQEGTYHFIYFSANGFLRSQVRMMVESAMLCAQGVLSLKQLQKQINTEKKYHSRLAPPQGLYLARILY, encoded by the coding sequence ATGAGAGTAAAAGCCGTAGTTGCCTATGATGGAAGTGCCTATCAGGGATTTCAGAAACAGACACGTACGAAGCAGACCGTGACCACTGCCATAGAAAATGCCCTCAGGGATCTTCAGATTATCTCACCCGTCACAGGCAGTGGGCGTACCGACGCCGGCGTGCATGCCAGCGGGCAGGTCATCCATTTTGACCTGCCTGAGTTCTGGGACGACCCGGACAGACTCAGAAAGAGCCTCAACAGAAAACTCTCTACGATATCTTTTAAACACATTTCTGCTGTGCCCAAGGACTTTCATGCACGCTTCTCTGCTAAAAAACGTATCTACAGATATGTATTCAAAGAGAGTGAACCCTCCATATTCGAAAGAAAATATGTCTCACACTACAGTGGTTTTGATGCGGATATCCTTCGTAGCGCACTGTCAATGTTCGAAGGTGAGCATGACTTCGCCTATTTTCACAAAACTGGTTCCGACATACATTCAACGGTCAGAATGATCTATGCTACAAACTACAGGCAGGAAGGGACATATCATTTCATCTATTTTAGTGCAAACGGATTTTTACGCTCACAGGTAAGAATGATGGTAGAGTCTGCCATGCTGTGTGCACAAGGGGTACTTTCACTTAAACAGTTGCAAAAACAGATAAATACGGAAAAGAAATACCACAGCAGACTGGCCCCTCCGCAGGGGCTTTATCTGGCAAGGATCCTATACTGA
- a CDS encoding LptF/LptG family permease has translation MVNVKGYISSNFTKAFLTIFIPFFLIISLVYLVKISALTAQIQINFLELLLLYSYSLPNIIFYTIPLSFIAAVTNTLMKLSQDNELIALYALGLKAKKVLRSILLLGVLFSILLATLSFLGIPMSKQLYNAFKEKKKAEATLNIVPGKLGQKFGDYYIYVKGKDDKSGLFHDMVIYNRTKKDEEQFFSSKEGQLNRGKQVASLLLKDGYGYTYSKEKLQQSKYKTLEVFDSKQKYRFHFQDILSYWAKIKTDKNRMGRALFYLFVSLIPLLSVYLVAAFAMINPRYQANYSFIIIFSSTLFLYLVASSLEKWGNIPAFIISAIAVYLLGRAVFEKRVARYF, from the coding sequence ATGGTTAATGTCAAAGGGTATATCTCGTCAAATTTCACCAAAGCATTCTTGACCATATTCATCCCTTTTTTTCTTATCATATCCCTTGTATATTTGGTCAAGATCTCGGCACTGACCGCACAGATACAGATAAATTTTCTAGAATTGCTGCTGCTCTACAGCTATTCACTGCCCAATATCATTTTCTATACCATTCCCCTCTCTTTCATCGCTGCAGTGACCAACACATTAATGAAACTCTCACAGGACAATGAACTCATTGCACTCTATGCCCTGGGCCTCAAGGCAAAAAAAGTACTCCGAAGCATACTGCTGCTTGGTGTTTTGTTCTCTATACTGCTTGCCACTCTCTCCTTTCTGGGTATTCCTATGAGCAAACAGCTCTACAATGCATTTAAAGAGAAGAAAAAAGCAGAGGCGACACTCAACATCGTTCCGGGGAAACTCGGGCAAAAGTTCGGTGACTACTACATTTATGTCAAAGGAAAAGATGACAAAAGTGGACTTTTTCATGATATGGTCATTTACAACCGGACCAAAAAGGATGAAGAGCAGTTCTTCTCCTCCAAAGAGGGACAGCTCAACAGAGGCAAACAGGTCGCCTCTCTACTCCTGAAGGATGGCTACGGCTACACTTACAGCAAAGAGAAACTCCAGCAGTCTAAATACAAGACACTGGAAGTCTTTGACAGCAAACAGAAATACCGTTTCCATTTTCAGGATATCCTCTCCTACTGGGCAAAAATAAAAACAGATAAAAACAGAATGGGAAGAGCACTTTTTTACCTCTTTGTCAGCCTGATCCCTCTCCTTTCGGTCTATCTGGTCGCTGCCTTTGCCATGATCAATCCACGCTATCAGGCAAACTACTCTTTCATTATCATATTTTCAAGTACACTTTTCCTCTATCTTGTTGCTTCCTCTCTGGAAAAATGGGGGAATATCCCGGCATTCATCATTTCAGCTATTGCGGTCTACCTTCTTGGCAGAGCTGTTTTTGAGAAACGTGTAGCCAGGTATTTTTAA
- a CDS encoding SAM-dependent methyltransferase, with protein MNRYEKQLSTFKKWLLEIATKLDSTLSVKLWDGEIIPLGKNAKDDILFAINSQEAVTRLIYRPKLETVFQLYYEGFIEVEGGTPLEMLKRWDHIGILNIVRSMSKFDLFKTFWPFVFKIKKGTYDEHAYSKNVSESRDDKELVQFHYDISNTFYKLFLDENMIYSCSYFKTPDTSLDQSQIDKLDYICKKLRLKKGEKFLDIGCGWGGLVCHAAQYYGVEAYGVTLSQAQYDYAQEKIKRLDLKDKVKVELSDYRNIKGKEYFDKIAQIGMFEHIGFKNHDTYFELMNKLLKPRGLYLHHAITRRVTWDIRKFKKPTAYQKVITKYIFPGAELDHIGQTVTNLERHGFEVHDVENLREHYKMTLEHWVDRLWNNKEKAIEEVGVSKMKLWLLYLSLFAISFDRGTNNLYQTISSKRRVGPSGLPLTRKNLY; from the coding sequence ATGAACAGGTATGAAAAGCAGTTAAGTACGTTTAAAAAGTGGCTTTTGGAGATAGCAACAAAACTTGATTCCACACTTTCTGTAAAATTATGGGATGGGGAGATCATTCCTCTTGGAAAAAATGCAAAAGATGATATATTGTTCGCTATCAATTCCCAAGAAGCGGTTACCAGACTTATTTATAGACCAAAACTGGAAACGGTATTTCAGCTTTATTATGAGGGCTTTATTGAAGTAGAAGGTGGAACACCACTGGAAATGCTTAAACGGTGGGATCATATTGGCATATTAAATATTGTACGCTCAATGAGTAAGTTTGACTTGTTTAAGACATTTTGGCCTTTTGTTTTTAAAATTAAAAAAGGTACTTACGATGAACATGCCTATAGCAAAAATGTGAGTGAAAGTCGGGATGACAAGGAGCTTGTCCAGTTTCATTACGATATTTCCAATACATTTTATAAACTTTTTTTAGATGAAAATATGATCTACAGTTGTTCCTATTTTAAAACACCTGATACCTCTTTAGATCAATCACAGATTGATAAACTTGATTATATTTGTAAAAAGTTGCGTTTGAAAAAAGGTGAGAAGTTTCTTGATATTGGATGTGGGTGGGGTGGTCTTGTTTGCCATGCGGCACAATACTATGGGGTGGAGGCATACGGAGTTACCCTTTCCCAGGCACAATATGATTATGCTCAGGAGAAGATCAAACGATTGGACCTGAAGGATAAGGTAAAAGTTGAATTAAGTGATTATCGAAATATTAAGGGTAAGGAGTATTTTGACAAAATAGCACAAATAGGAATGTTCGAACATATAGGTTTTAAAAACCATGATACGTATTTTGAATTGATGAATAAACTGTTAAAGCCCAGAGGATTGTATCTTCACCATGCTATTACAAGGCGGGTGACATGGGACATCAGGAAATTTAAAAAACCGACAGCCTATCAAAAAGTCATTACTAAATATATTTTTCCTGGTGCCGAACTTGACCACATTGGTCAAACGGTAACCAATCTTGAACGTCATGGATTTGAAGTGCATGATGTGGAAAATTTGCGAGAACACTACAAAATGACTTTGGAACATTGGGTAGATCGCCTTTGGAATAATAAAGAAAAAGCTATAGAGGAAGTAGGGGTTTCAAAAATGAAACTTTGGTTGCTTTATCTATCATTGTTTGCCATTTCATTTGACCGGGGTACAAACAATTTGTATCAGACAATTTCCTCAAAAAGACGTGTAGGACCCTCCGGTCTGCCTTTGACCCGGAAAAATTTATATTGA
- the coaBC gene encoding bifunctional phosphopantothenoylcysteine decarboxylase/phosphopantothenate--cysteine ligase CoaBC, translating into MQINLNGKSVLLGVTGSISAYKACDLARLFVKAGARVHVVMSPSAERFVSALTFEALTRNPVLTENSESWSSELNHIEIGKKCDVFVIAPATANTLNKLSKGIADNILLQTALAYAGPMLVAPAANTQMLKNHYTAGSLKMLTVNDYTIIEPQEKQLACGDVGSGALADLQEIFFATAKALFKEPFWDDRRIVVTGGGTREKIDEVRYLSNYSSGKMAQALCLALYLRGADVCYITTTGNEGLPKSLYTIEVESAKEMLDFTQDAVRVAKKGKMSRASMNSSDPVHLIQKEPYLFMAAAVADYTPKFPQKGKLKKSMLGESWVLELVQTEDILSVLRKDGIKTIAFKAEMDKANGLENARKLLAEKEVDAVCYNLLSDSGSFGTEENEITFITKKGETALGRATKLILSEKILSEAKALCDA; encoded by the coding sequence ATGCAGATCAATCTCAACGGAAAATCCGTACTTCTCGGTGTAACAGGAAGCATTTCGGCCTACAAGGCCTGTGACCTTGCCAGGCTTTTCGTCAAGGCAGGTGCTAGGGTGCACGTGGTGATGAGTCCAAGTGCCGAACGTTTTGTCTCGGCCCTGACCTTTGAAGCCCTGACACGCAACCCGGTACTGACAGAAAACTCCGAGAGCTGGAGTTCGGAACTCAACCACATCGAGATCGGCAAGAAGTGCGATGTTTTTGTCATAGCCCCCGCCACAGCCAACACACTCAACAAATTGAGCAAAGGGATCGCCGACAATATTCTGCTGCAAACGGCCCTGGCCTATGCCGGGCCGATGCTGGTCGCTCCGGCCGCCAACACGCAGATGCTCAAAAACCACTATACCGCCGGCTCTCTGAAAATGCTGACTGTGAACGACTATACTATTATCGAGCCCCAGGAAAAACAGCTTGCCTGCGGCGATGTAGGGAGCGGTGCACTGGCAGACCTGCAGGAAATCTTTTTTGCAACAGCCAAAGCCCTTTTCAAAGAACCTTTCTGGGATGACCGCCGCATCGTTGTTACGGGCGGGGGTACCAGAGAGAAGATCGACGAAGTGCGCTACCTCTCCAACTACTCATCTGGAAAAATGGCACAGGCACTCTGCCTGGCGCTCTACCTGAGGGGTGCCGATGTCTGCTACATCACTACGACTGGTAACGAAGGCCTGCCCAAAAGTCTCTACACGATCGAAGTCGAAAGCGCCAAAGAGATGCTCGACTTTACACAGGATGCCGTACGCGTCGCCAAAAAGGGCAAGATGAGCAGAGCCAGCATGAACAGCAGTGACCCTGTACACCTCATACAGAAAGAACCCTACCTCTTCATGGCAGCCGCGGTAGCGGACTACACACCGAAATTCCCACAGAAGGGCAAACTGAAAAAAAGTATGTTGGGAGAGAGCTGGGTGCTCGAACTCGTTCAGACAGAAGACATCCTCTCTGTACTGAGAAAAGACGGGATCAAGACCATTGCATTCAAAGCGGAGATGGATAAAGCAAACGGCCTTGAAAATGCCAGAAAACTGTTAGCCGAGAAAGAGGTGGATGCAGTCTGCTACAACCTCCTGAGTGATTCGGGGAGTTTTGGTACCGAAGAGAACGAGATCACTTTCATTACCAAAAAAGGTGAGACAGCGCTTGGCAGAGCCACCAAACTGATACTCTCCGAAAAGATACTGTCAGAAGCCAAGGCACTTTGCGATGCCTAA
- the trmA gene encoding tRNA (uridine(54)-C5)-methyltransferase TrmA — protein sequence MVCKHFGSCGSCSLYALDYAGQLALKKNRVSELLSPFYEGELEVFDSPDSHYRARAEFRIWHEGDRCDYAMGNIEKKGAVTIEECPKVIIAIEKRMWKLIEKINASQEVLKQRLFAVEFLATTTDECLITMLYHRKLDDVWSEKAKVLETELDCKVMGRSRKQKVILSDEFVTETLKIDGKEFTYVQYESGFTQPNPAVNIKMIEWAIRQAKKVGYGDFLESYCGLGNFTLPLSHYFDKVLATEISKRSIHAALQNCELNGVKNITFARLASEEMTEALNSVREFSRLKGIDLKSYDFSTVLVDPPRAGLDEGTIGLISNIDNIVYISCNPETLVRDLETLTKTHTVIEAALFDQFPHTEHVESGVFLQKK from the coding sequence ATGGTATGTAAACATTTTGGAAGCTGCGGTTCATGCAGCCTGTATGCGCTTGATTATGCCGGGCAGCTTGCGTTGAAAAAAAACCGTGTGTCAGAACTTCTGTCACCGTTCTATGAAGGAGAACTCGAGGTTTTCGATTCACCCGATTCACACTATCGTGCAAGGGCGGAATTCCGTATCTGGCATGAGGGTGACAGGTGTGACTATGCGATGGGGAACATTGAAAAAAAGGGTGCCGTCACCATAGAAGAGTGTCCCAAAGTGATCATAGCGATTGAAAAGCGTATGTGGAAACTGATAGAGAAGATCAATGCCTCACAGGAAGTACTGAAACAACGTCTTTTTGCCGTTGAATTTCTGGCAACAACTACGGATGAATGTCTTATTACCATGCTGTATCACCGAAAACTCGATGATGTCTGGTCAGAAAAAGCAAAGGTACTGGAAACAGAGTTGGACTGCAAGGTTATGGGAAGAAGCCGGAAGCAGAAAGTGATCCTCTCCGATGAGTTCGTGACCGAAACACTGAAAATCGATGGCAAGGAATTTACCTATGTGCAATATGAAAGCGGGTTTACCCAGCCCAACCCGGCGGTCAATATCAAGATGATAGAGTGGGCGATCAGGCAGGCCAAAAAAGTGGGTTACGGGGACTTCCTGGAGAGCTACTGCGGTCTGGGGAACTTCACGCTGCCTCTGTCACACTACTTCGACAAGGTTCTGGCAACGGAGATCTCCAAACGTTCCATCCACGCGGCACTACAGAACTGTGAACTGAACGGTGTGAAGAATATTACCTTTGCCAGACTGGCATCAGAAGAGATGACGGAAGCATTGAATAGTGTACGCGAATTCAGCCGGCTTAAAGGGATAGACCTGAAATCCTATGATTTCTCAACGGTACTGGTGGACCCGCCGCGGGCTGGTCTGGATGAGGGAACGATAGGTCTTATTTCAAATATAGACAATATTGTTTATATCTCCTGCAACCCGGAGACACTGGTACGAGACCTGGAGACATTGACAAAAACACACACTGTCATAGAAGCAGCACTCTTTGACCAGTTTCCGCATACGGAACATGTGGAAAGCGGTGTGTTTTTACAGAAGAAATAA
- a CDS encoding HAD family hydrolase, with protein sequence MIEIPNYKTLNIIHIVCDYNGTIAKDGMVHPEVKVLFKTLAQSYTLHVITADTFGSVAAQLADSPVTIKVLSGSDHTQEKADFIDKLGAESCAALGNGNNDAAMLQTATLGIAIFGEEGCAKDTLIASDIVCKDVTDALSLFLHPKRLIATLRK encoded by the coding sequence ATGATAGAGATACCTAATTACAAAACCCTGAATATTATACATATTGTCTGCGACTACAACGGCACTATCGCCAAAGACGGCATGGTCCATCCCGAAGTCAAAGTACTCTTCAAGACACTTGCCCAAAGCTACACCCTGCATGTCATCACCGCCGATACCTTCGGCAGTGTCGCTGCACAGCTTGCCGATAGCCCGGTGACCATCAAAGTGCTTTCCGGAAGCGACCATACACAGGAGAAAGCCGACTTCATCGATAAATTGGGGGCGGAGAGCTGTGCAGCGCTCGGCAACGGCAACAACGATGCGGCCATGCTTCAGACCGCTACACTGGGCATTGCCATTTTCGGAGAAGAGGGATGTGCAAAAGATACGCTGATTGCTTCTGACATAGTGTGCAAAGATGTCACAGATGCCCTGAGCCTCTTTCTTCACCCCAAACGGCTCATTGCAACCTTAAGGAAATAG